CTGCCGGATACTCACCTGAAGTCAGTTTCGACGGCGAAGATGAAGAAAAAGCGGAAAAATTTCTCACCCGTTTTGAAGAGTACAACCAAAGATGTATCATCGGCCTCCACACAGGTGCGGGAAAAATACCCAACAGATGGTATCACAAAAATTTTGTAAATCTGATAAAAGAGTTGAAAGCCAACTGGGATGCCTGCATCTACCTGACAGGGAGCAGTGCCGACCTTTCAATAATTGAGAAAATAAAGGAGGAACTGAATTTCACGGTTCTCGAATTTATTGATAAATCGATACCTGAAGTGGCGGCTCTCATCTCAAAATCCGATCTGTTTATAACAAATGATACGGGGATAATGCATGTGGCGGGCTCCACATCCACTCCGCAAATCTCCCTTTTTGGTCCGACAAATCCTTTTGTCTGGGCACCGATGGGGAAAAACAAATTCTTTCTGCAGAGATCTGATATAATAGACAATATCACGGTCAATGAAGTTTTTGACATCGCAGGCAGACTTTTGTCCCAATCTCCAAAGATCAATAAAAATGCTTAAAAATAATTTTGCCGTCCTCGATATAGGCTCCAATTCCTTCCACATCATAATTGCAAATTCACCCGACGGAAGAAAATTTGAGATTATCGACAGGGAAAAAGCTGTTCACCGCCTCTCTTCAAAAGACGGCTACGGCAGGTCTTACATAAAAGATCAGGACATTAAGCAGGCGATAAAACTGATCGACCTTTTCAAAACAAAAGCTGTAATGAACGGTGCAACCATTAGAGCGGTGGCAACCAGTGCGGTGCGTGAAGCGATAAATCAGGACGAGTTCATCGAAACTGTCTTCGAAAAAACCGGAGTAAAGGTTGAAGTAATCGATGGACACAGAGAAGCCGAATATATCTACAGTGCTGCGAGACATTTTCTCCACTTCAAAAATCAGAAAATCCTCTGTGTTGACATAGGTGGAGGGAGTACCGAATTTATCACCGGAAACACTCCCAAACCCGGATTTGTCACCAGTCTCAGAATGGGTGCTGTCAGGTTCACAAAAGATTTTTTTCCTGATCTCGAAGTAAAAAAAACGAGCGTGATAGCAGCTTCCCATTATGCCGCAGGAATGGTTGAAGCAATCAAAAAGGATGTGATGGCGAGCGGTTTCGAAATCGCCATCTTCAGTGCAGGCACTGCCAAATCTGTTCTCTCAATGGCAATTGAAGCAGGACTTGTGGCTCCGGATGAAAAAATATTCAGATATGAAGACCTCGTAAAAGTAAGCGAGCGCGTTTTGGCAGCCAAAGACATGAAAGACCGCCTTCAAATTCCGGGCCTCGAACCAAAGCGTGCCGATGTGGTCGTAGCCGGAGTGATCATCCTTCGCGCCATCTTCGAAAAACTGGACATCAAACAGGCATATTACTCGGAGTTCGCCCTCAGAGAAGGGGTGATACTTGAGTTAATGCAGTAATCCAATAATGCAGTAATATTTCTAAATTATTGGATTACTGCATTATTGGATTATTGGATTATTGGATTATTGGATTATTGCATTATTGGATTAGTTGAATCTTCCCCCCTTTTGTTGCATCGAACCTTATAAAACGGAGAAAATTATGAGCTATTATTTCGAAAAAGTTGTATCAACTGACTATGATGAGACTGTCGAAGCTGTAACTGTGGCATTGAAGGTCGAAGGATTTGGAGTACTTAGTGACATTGATGTGCAGGATACCCTAAAAAAGAAGATTAATGCAGATGTAAGAAAATACAGAATTCTGGGAGCCTGTAACCCGCCTTTCGCTAATAAAGCAATCCATATCGAAGAAAATGTCGGTCTGATGATGCCATGCAATGTCGTAATTCAGGAAACGGGTGACGGCAACATCAAAGTTTCGGCTATTAATCCCAAAAATGCCATGGGTGCCATCGGAAATGAAAACCTCGCTGACCTTGCCGATGAGATTTCAGCGAAGCTGGAGAGGGTTATTGAAGGACTTAGGTAAATCCTTGAGTTGCCTGAGGCTAAATTAATTTTCACAGACAGCCTCTTTTTTGAAAAACAGTTTTTTTAGTTCGCTAAAGATTTGCAAATTTTAGTTGTAAAAAGGTAAAATTCTGTAAGTGATTTATTTTTACCTGAAGCTGCAAAAATTCTCTTTTTAAAAACTGAGAAATCACATTAAATCAGTTAATTCCCCTCTTAACGATTTGTTAACATTGAATTTTAATGATGTTAAAATTCCCTGCCGTAATTTTAAAGACTTGAATATTATTTTTTCAAACAATCAAACAACAATCAGGAGCAAAGTATGAGATCTCTTTACAGATCTTCGCTGGCAACATTGTTTGTAGTTTTCTTTGCACTTCAGGTACATGCCCAGGTAACCACCTCGACAGTATTCGGAAATGCAATTGACGACAAGAACAGTGCTCTTTCCGGTGTGGTTATCCGCGCTAAACATCTTCCAACAGGAACTGTTTACGGCACCACATCAAGAGAAAATGGCAGCTATAACATATATGGTCTTAAGCCGGGTGGACCCTACGAAGTAATCGCTTCGTATGCCGGAAAGAAAACAGTCGAACTGAAGGGAATCAGCCTTGAACTGGGACAGAACCTTCGTTTGGACTTCACCATGCTGGAATCAGCCCTTGTAACAGAGGAAGTTGTGGTTACTGCAAAAAGTGACCCGATAATGACGGAAACCAAAACAGGTTCCGCTCAGACTGTAGCTACAGAAACCATTGAAAATCTTCCTACCATTAGCAGAAGATTCCAGGATTTCTCGAAACTTTCACCTCTCTTTTCAGGACAGGATCTTTCTGCCGCAGGTAAATCAAGCAGATACAACAATATTCAAATAGATGGTACCCAGTACAATGACCTCTTCGGTCTTGGATCTTCGGGTACACCGGGTGGATCAGCCGGAACCAATCCTATAAGTCTCGACGCTATTCAGGAATTCCAGGTAGTGGTTGCACCTTATGATGTAAAACTCTCCGGTTTTACCGGTGGTGGTATAAACGCCATTACAAGATCAGGAACCAACTCGTTTTCGGGATCAGTTTTCGGCTACGGCAGAAACCAGTCACTTGTTGGAAAGAGTCCTGATGCATTAAAAACCAGCTATCCTGACTTTACAGAGTATCAGGTTGGCGGAAGAATCGGCGGTCCGATAATTAAAGACAAGCTCTTCTTCTTCGCAAGTGCAGAGCTGACAAAATATACCAGACCTTACTCGAATGTTTCCCTTACCGCAGGTTCAGCCGGAATGGCTGCTTACGCAGATTCGATCCAGGCTATCATGCTTGCAAAAGGATACGATCCAGGTTCATACGGATCAGTTGATCTCAAAAGACCTTCAACAAAGTTCTTCGCCCGTTTGGACTGGAACATGAATGAGAACAACAGATTCACATTGAGACACAACTTCGTTGACGGATCTGATGACATTCTCGCAGCAAGAAACCTTAACAATGCCCTTTCATGGGGTTCATACACATACAGACTCGCATCTGTAACCAACTCCTCAGTTCTTCAGTGGAACTCGACAATCAGCAACAATATGTCGAATGAGTTGATCGTTGGATATACAAGAATCAGAGACAAAAGAGAGCTCCCGTTTGCAGAAGCTCCCGAAATCGAGATCCGTCAGGGTGGAAACACTTACAGACTTGGACCCGACAGATTTTCACCTGCAAACAAACTGGATCAGGACATCATCGAATTTACCAACAACTTCACATGGAATGTTGGCAACCACATCCTGACTTTTGGTACACACAACGAATTCTACACATTCTCGAACCTTTTCATCCGTTCATTCTACGGATACTATGTGTTTAATTCATTTACAGATTTCAAGAATTCAACCGTTGGATCTTATCAGAGAGCATTTGCCAGAAGTGGTGACTCCTATGACAACAGACCTTCTGCTGATTTCAGTGCCAATCAGTTTGGGCTCTATGCACAGGATGAATGGCAGGTTAATGGCGCACTCAGACTTACCTTCGGTATCAGAGTTGACATGCCTACCTTCCCAAAAACCCCTGCTGCAAACGATTCAGTATCGAAATACTTCAGTGGATACAGCACAAGCGGTATTCCTGACGGCAAACTTCTCTTCTCGCCAAGAGC
This is a stretch of genomic DNA from Bacteroidota bacterium. It encodes these proteins:
- a CDS encoding glycosyltransferase family 9 protein, translated to MNRFAGAFYRLFFSPLPYKPEFEKDPRKILIIRQHNQLGDLLASSSLFRALKKKFPLSHITLIVSPANKDAVTKNKFIDRVIVFEKARHLNPVEFFRFMSVLREGYDWVLVPVTVSISFTSNLMAGIAKGRLKAGANWLDGKYNESAFFFNKKINLDWRLQPDLHIAERILDIVKPLGVEPAGYSPEVSFDGEDEEKAEKFLTRFEEYNQRCIIGLHTGAGKIPNRWYHKNFVNLIKELKANWDACIYLTGSSADLSIIEKIKEELNFTVLEFIDKSIPEVAALISKSDLFITNDTGIMHVAGSTSTPQISLFGPTNPFVWAPMGKNKFFLQRSDIIDNITVNEVFDIAGRLLSQSPKINKNA
- a CDS encoding Ppx/GppA family phosphatase, producing MLKNNFAVLDIGSNSFHIIIANSPDGRKFEIIDREKAVHRLSSKDGYGRSYIKDQDIKQAIKLIDLFKTKAVMNGATIRAVATSAVREAINQDEFIETVFEKTGVKVEVIDGHREAEYIYSAARHFLHFKNQKILCVDIGGGSTEFITGNTPKPGFVTSLRMGAVRFTKDFFPDLEVKKTSVIAASHYAAGMVEAIKKDVMASGFEIAIFSAGTAKSVLSMAIEAGLVAPDEKIFRYEDLVKVSERVLAAKDMKDRLQIPGLEPKRADVVVAGVIILRAIFEKLDIKQAYYSEFALREGVILELMQ
- a CDS encoding DUF302 domain-containing protein is translated as MSYYFEKVVSTDYDETVEAVTVALKVEGFGVLSDIDVQDTLKKKINADVRKYRILGACNPPFANKAIHIEENVGLMMPCNVVIQETGDGNIKVSAINPKNAMGAIGNENLADLADEISAKLERVIEGLR
- a CDS encoding carboxypeptidase regulatory-like domain-containing protein; its protein translation is MRSLYRSSLATLFVVFFALQVHAQVTTSTVFGNAIDDKNSALSGVVIRAKHLPTGTVYGTTSRENGSYNIYGLKPGGPYEVIASYAGKKTVELKGISLELGQNLRLDFTMLESALVTEEVVVTAKSDPIMTETKTGSAQTVATETIENLPTISRRFQDFSKLSPLFSGQDLSAAGKSSRYNNIQIDGTQYNDLFGLGSSGTPGGSAGTNPISLDAIQEFQVVVAPYDVKLSGFTGGGINAITRSGTNSFSGSVFGYGRNQSLVGKSPDALKTSYPDFTEYQVGGRIGGPIIKDKLFFFASAELTKYTRPYSNVSLTAGSAGMAAYADSIQAIMLAKGYDPGSYGSVDLKRPSTKFFARLDWNMNENNRFTLRHNFVDGSDDILAARNLNNALSWGSYTYRLASVTNSSVLQWNSTISNNMSNELIVGYTRIRDKRELPFAEAPEIEIRQGGNTYRLGPDRFSPANKLDQDIIEFTNNFTWNVGNHILTFGTHNEFYTFSNLFIRSFYGYYVFNSFTDFKNSTVGSYQRAFARSGDSYDNRPSADFSANQFGLYAQDEWQVNGALRLTFGIRVDMPTFPKTPAANDSVSKYFSGYSTSGIPDGKLLFSPRAGFNLSLTEDRAAQLRGGLGIFTGKVPYVWVSNNFANTGLLTAELSGAAGTAFSLDPRNQPRVGSPGTGAPSLISEINMIDPNFKFPQLFRVNAAYDQKLPWDFIGSLEVIYSKTLNEVMYEKLNVRNISSPTYIAAEANRPVYGGTDSKNNNFRDVLSLKNTSEGYQLNFAVQFQRSVARGLSVNFGYTHGIAKDMNSTTSSQAVSQMRFNPVKGDPNNPELTTSLYEIKHRFFASVSYTHEFFANAPTTVSLYYNGQSGAPFSFTVNGDLNNDGFDQNDLFYIPTEAELANRTYQLGAVTGGAFVPTASMYTQLESYIQNNEYLRTHRGQISDRNGARNPWRDIFDLRLAQEIPSIMNHKFTITLDILNVLNLLNSDWGYDESIFSTSNVVRMVNRSVGGKPVYSFSAPTTNVPWAASDVNSRWAMQLGVRYTF